One Leisingera sp. M658 genomic window carries:
- a CDS encoding DUF2478 domain-containing protein: MHLAYVMTQERGATDRLLSELAEKLQAKGIRLAGIAQTNVECYDKELCDMDVRVLPGGETIRISQSLGAGARGCRLNPEALEQAVGLVSATLQSDPAPQLMIVNKFGKHEADGRGMRSVIGEALALGIPVISGVNKMNVEPFQAFADGMAVEAGPDLDALVAWAEQAVAETA; encoded by the coding sequence ATGCACCTGGCCTATGTGATGACCCAAGAACGCGGTGCCACCGACCGCCTGCTGAGTGAGCTGGCTGAGAAATTGCAGGCCAAGGGCATCCGCCTGGCAGGCATCGCGCAGACCAATGTTGAATGCTACGACAAGGAACTGTGCGACATGGATGTGCGGGTTTTGCCCGGCGGCGAAACCATCCGCATTTCGCAATCCCTGGGTGCAGGTGCCCGCGGTTGCCGCCTCAACCCCGAAGCGCTGGAGCAGGCGGTTGGGCTGGTCTCTGCCACGTTGCAATCGGACCCGGCGCCGCAACTGATGATCGTCAATAAATTCGGCAAGCACGAGGCCGACGGACGCGGCATGCGGTCTGTCATCGGCGAGGCGCTGGCCCTTGGTATTCCGGTGATTTCCGGCGTCAACAAGATGAACGTGGAGCCGTTCCAGGCCTTTGCCGACGGTATGGCCGTGGAGGCAGGGCCGGATCTGGACGCTCTGGTTGCCTGGGCGGAACAGGCCGTTGCTGAAACCGCCTGA
- a CDS encoding NnrU family protein: MGWLEFTAALMLFLASHAIPVRPPVRPWLVGRLGLRGYIIAYSLLSLAILAWLIVAAARAPYVGVLPYWDIFRWTPLLLMPLACLLTVAGMMRQNPFSFGGLGLRAFDPANPGILGVSRHPLLAAMALWAGAHLLANGDLAHVILFGLFAGFAWAGMVIIDRRTQRRMGQGEWTRLSRNTARLNLARLRPSAAEAGLAGAVFLALLILHAPVIGYHPLPW, from the coding sequence ATGGGCTGGCTTGAATTCACCGCCGCGCTGATGCTGTTTCTGGCCAGCCATGCGATCCCCGTACGCCCGCCGGTACGGCCCTGGCTGGTGGGCCGCCTGGGCCTGCGCGGCTACATCATCGCCTACAGCCTGCTGTCGCTGGCAATTCTGGCCTGGCTGATCGTGGCGGCGGCACGGGCGCCTTATGTCGGCGTGCTGCCCTATTGGGACATCTTCCGCTGGACGCCGCTTCTGCTGATGCCGCTGGCCTGCCTGCTGACCGTTGCGGGCATGATGCGGCAAAACCCGTTCAGCTTTGGCGGGCTGGGCCTGCGGGCCTTTGATCCCGCGAATCCCGGCATTCTGGGTGTCAGCCGCCACCCTTTGCTTGCGGCCATGGCGCTCTGGGCCGGGGCGCATCTGCTGGCCAATGGCGATCTGGCGCATGTGATCCTGTTTGGCTTGTTTGCGGGCTTTGCCTGGGCTGGCATGGTGATCATCGACCGGCGCACACAGCGCCGGATGGGGCAGGGCGAATGGACCCGCCTCAGCCGCAACACCGCGCGGCTGAATCTGGCCCGCCTGCGCCCCTCTGCGGCTGAAGCCGGGCTGGCGGGCGCGGTATTCCTGGCCCTGCTGATCCTGCACGCCCCGGTCATCGGCTATCACCCGTTGCCGTGGTAG
- a CDS encoding proline/glycine betaine ABC transporter permease, with product MAVLTKGSVAALIAAAAGALCLLLESSLPWLVKFPAAWVLPTTDWVGAAMEWLLALIKPTARGFSALMFYPMEAANYVLSSTPWPLVICATTALAWTLGGMRMALMALVGLGFVLASGYWPESMNTLALVAVSVPLALIIGGGIGILANEYPRVRKPVQALLDIMQTVPTFAYLTPLLVLFGFGPVVGLIASAIYAAPPMARNVLLGLERVEPEIKEAAIMAGGTRLQQLFQCEIPSAGQQIMVGVNQCLMAALSMVIIAAVIGGFDDIGWEVLLTMRKAQFGQSLLAGSVIVVFAILIDRMSGTLTEERRGKHDPRIAWGILAVGAAASAVFWGHIQQPGAYTLFNPVADSVDRGLSSFTTANADALTAFKNNVLFYVLLPLRIGLDQAVLPFTWGFSWTPMMSAVLFAVGAAAGVVFALRGQMALGVMLLIAAGMLETGISQLPWPFVLIGAGALAWVAGGRGLAIMTVVLLGTILVSGLWERALLSLYLSGAAVFACAVMGGAIGLVSAVSPGVWRLVRPICDMLQTIPLFVFLIPVLMVFQIGEFSAFLAIIAYAIVPMIRYTRHGLVSTPEEMIEAATASGATKWQMLKDIRAPYAAPSILLGLNQTILYAFAMLVIAALIGTTGLGQSIYLALGQADVGLGISAGAAMAILALIADRMVQGFAEERRKALGL from the coding sequence ATGGCGGTGCTGACAAAAGGATCCGTGGCGGCGCTGATCGCGGCGGCGGCGGGTGCCCTGTGCCTTCTGCTGGAAAGCAGCCTGCCATGGCTGGTCAAATTCCCTGCCGCCTGGGTGCTGCCAACAACCGATTGGGTTGGCGCCGCGATGGAGTGGCTGCTGGCGCTGATCAAACCCACTGCGCGTGGTTTTTCGGCGCTGATGTTCTATCCGATGGAAGCGGCGAATTATGTGCTGAGCAGCACGCCCTGGCCACTGGTCATCTGCGCCACCACGGCGCTGGCCTGGACCTTGGGCGGCATGCGGATGGCGCTGATGGCCCTTGTGGGTCTCGGGTTTGTGCTGGCGTCGGGGTACTGGCCCGAAAGCATGAACACGCTGGCGCTGGTTGCTGTTTCAGTACCGCTGGCGCTGATCATCGGCGGCGGCATTGGCATTCTTGCCAATGAATACCCGCGCGTCCGCAAACCGGTGCAGGCGCTGTTGGACATCATGCAGACGGTGCCGACATTTGCCTATCTCACCCCCTTGCTGGTGCTGTTCGGCTTTGGCCCGGTGGTCGGCCTGATCGCCTCCGCCATCTATGCCGCGCCGCCGATGGCGCGCAATGTGCTCTTAGGGCTGGAGCGGGTCGAGCCGGAGATCAAGGAAGCCGCCATCATGGCCGGCGGCACCCGGCTGCAGCAGCTGTTTCAATGCGAGATCCCCTCGGCCGGGCAGCAAATCATGGTCGGTGTCAACCAATGCCTGATGGCGGCGCTGTCGATGGTGATTATCGCCGCGGTAATCGGCGGCTTTGACGATATCGGCTGGGAAGTCCTTTTGACCATGCGCAAGGCGCAGTTCGGGCAAAGCCTGCTGGCCGGTTCGGTGATTGTGGTCTTTGCCATCCTGATCGACCGGATGAGCGGCACCCTGACCGAAGAGCGGCGCGGCAAACACGATCCGCGCATTGCCTGGGGCATTCTGGCCGTTGGTGCAGCAGCCAGCGCCGTGTTTTGGGGCCATATTCAGCAGCCCGGCGCCTATACGCTGTTCAACCCGGTGGCGGACAGTGTCGACAGGGGGCTTTCGTCCTTTACCACCGCCAATGCCGATGCGCTGACAGCGTTCAAGAACAACGTGCTGTTCTACGTGCTGCTGCCGTTGCGGATCGGGCTGGACCAGGCGGTGCTGCCCTTCACCTGGGGTTTCTCCTGGACCCCGATGATGAGTGCGGTGCTGTTTGCAGTGGGCGCCGCTGCCGGCGTGGTCTTTGCGTTGCGCGGGCAGATGGCGCTGGGCGTGATGCTGCTGATTGCCGCCGGCATGCTGGAGACAGGTATTTCGCAACTGCCCTGGCCCTTTGTGCTGATTGGCGCAGGCGCGCTGGCCTGGGTTGCAGGCGGGCGCGGGCTGGCGATCATGACAGTTGTCCTGCTGGGCACCATTCTGGTCTCCGGCCTGTGGGAGCGGGCGTTGCTGTCGCTGTATCTGTCGGGCGCTGCGGTCTTTGCCTGCGCGGTGATGGGCGGCGCGATCGGCCTTGTATCGGCGGTGTCACCCGGTGTCTGGCGGCTGGTGCGGCCCATCTGCGACATGCTGCAGACGATCCCGCTGTTTGTGTTCCTGATCCCGGTGCTGATGGTGTTTCAGATCGGCGAATTCTCGGCCTTCCTGGCGATCATTGCCTATGCCATCGTGCCAATGATCCGCTACACCCGGCACGGGCTGGTCTCGACACCGGAGGAGATGATCGAAGCGGCAACAGCCTCCGGCGCGACCAAATGGCAGATGCTCAAGGATATCCGCGCGCCTTATGCCGCGCCGTCGATCCTGCTGGGGCTCAATCAGACCATCCTTTATGCCTTTGCAATGCTGGTGATTGCGGCGCTGATCGGCACGACCGGTCTGGGCCAGTCGATCTATCTGGCGCTGGGGCAGGCGGATGTGGGGCTTGGCATATCCGCCGGGGCTGCGATGGCGATCCTTGCCTTGATCGCCGACCGCATGGTGCAGGGTTTTGCCGAGGAGAGGCGCAAGGCGCTGGGGTTGTAA
- a CDS encoding glycine betaine/L-proline ABC transporter ATP-binding protein yields MSGSETGANTPAITCQNVWQVFGNDAGSALKEVLANHHSPHDAAGELRRKGLIPAVQNVSFQVKEGELFVIMGLSGSGKSTLIRCISHLLHATGGEIRIDGENIVEASPKRLIELRRKKLGMVFQHFGLFPHMTVAENVAYPLRVQGVKKKQRQAKAEEVIELVGLRGRENHYPRELSGGQRQRVGIARSLVADCSVWFLDEPFSALDPLIRRQLQDEFLEIQAKLKTTIVFITHDINEALKLADRIAIMRDGRIVQIGTPADIVLRPADDYVREFSKDVAKGRHARVASVMEAGAGLAYGADDPGLRQDMTLDAALARCMELYEPVPVRSPEGNVVGVVNPADLAAALQVEQG; encoded by the coding sequence GTGAGTGGCTCTGAAACTGGCGCGAACACGCCGGCCATCACCTGCCAGAATGTCTGGCAGGTGTTTGGCAATGACGCAGGCAGCGCCTTGAAAGAGGTGCTGGCAAACCATCACTCGCCGCATGACGCTGCCGGAGAGCTGCGCCGCAAGGGGCTGATCCCGGCGGTGCAGAATGTGTCCTTCCAAGTCAAGGAGGGCGAGCTGTTTGTGATCATGGGGCTGTCGGGGTCCGGCAAGTCGACTCTGATCCGCTGCATCTCGCATCTGCTGCACGCAACCGGCGGAGAAATCCGCATCGACGGCGAAAACATCGTCGAAGCCAGTCCCAAACGGCTGATCGAACTGCGACGCAAGAAGCTGGGCATGGTGTTCCAGCACTTTGGCCTGTTTCCGCATATGACAGTGGCCGAGAATGTTGCTTATCCCTTGCGGGTGCAGGGGGTGAAGAAAAAGCAACGGCAGGCCAAAGCGGAAGAGGTGATCGAACTGGTCGGCCTGCGCGGCCGTGAAAACCACTATCCGCGCGAACTGTCCGGCGGCCAGCGCCAGCGCGTCGGCATTGCCCGCTCATTGGTGGCGGATTGCTCGGTCTGGTTCCTGGATGAGCCGTTCTCGGCGCTTGACCCGCTGATCCGGCGCCAGCTGCAGGATGAATTCCTGGAAATTCAGGCCAAGCTGAAAACCACTATCGTTTTCATCACCCACGACATCAACGAAGCGCTGAAGCTGGCCGATCGTATCGCCATCATGCGGGATGGCAGGATTGTGCAGATCGGCACGCCCGCAGATATCGTTCTGCGCCCGGCGGATGATTACGTGCGTGAGTTCTCCAAGGATGTGGCCAAGGGCCGGCACGCCCGTGTGGCCTCGGTTATGGAGGCCGGCGCGGGGCTGGCGTATGGCGCCGATGATCCCGGCCTGCGCCAGGATATGACGCTGGACGCGGCCCTGGCGCGCTGCATGGAGCTGTACGAGCCGGTGCCGGTGCGCTCGCCAGAGGGCAACGTGGTGGGCGTCGTGAACCCGGCAGACCTGGCGGCGGCGCTGCAGGTGGAGCAGGGGTAA
- a CDS encoding ABC transporter substrate-binding protein, protein MNFKGYALALGAATMTVSAGFASAADLGDTSKPIKLAVNEWTGQHVTTHIAAGMLKAAGYEVEFVSAGMMNQFQAIADGDIHATLEIWSSNVSDEYAKKIEEGTVVELGDLELNAREGIAYPAHVAELCPGLPAWEALKDCAMQFATAETLPNGRLVDYPADWGTPGADRMTGLDLPFKAVPAGSEAALIVELRAATERKTPLLVTFWQPHWAMSAYDVKFVDLPAGEEACFSDPAWGPNPNAVNDCDFSPSRIFKAAWSGAEETWPAAYEILSNYTLAVEDQQPMMGAVDVDGGKVEEVVAAWMAENEGKWRPVVDAAIK, encoded by the coding sequence ATGAACTTCAAAGGATATGCGCTGGCGCTGGGCGCCGCAACAATGACGGTTTCTGCGGGCTTTGCTTCGGCCGCCGATCTGGGTGATACCAGCAAACCGATCAAGCTGGCGGTCAATGAGTGGACTGGCCAGCATGTGACCACCCATATCGCCGCCGGGATGCTGAAGGCCGCGGGCTATGAGGTGGAATTTGTCTCGGCCGGGATGATGAACCAGTTCCAGGCCATCGCAGACGGCGACATTCACGCGACGCTGGAAATCTGGTCCTCGAACGTCTCGGATGAATACGCCAAAAAGATCGAAGAGGGCACTGTTGTTGAACTTGGCGATCTGGAGCTGAACGCGCGCGAAGGCATCGCCTATCCGGCCCATGTGGCCGAGCTGTGCCCCGGCCTGCCGGCCTGGGAAGCGCTGAAGGACTGCGCGATGCAGTTCGCCACCGCGGAAACCCTGCCTAATGGCCGCCTGGTGGATTACCCCGCCGACTGGGGCACGCCGGGCGCCGACCGCATGACCGGGCTGGACCTGCCGTTCAAGGCCGTGCCTGCGGGCTCCGAAGCCGCATTGATTGTCGAACTGCGCGCCGCGACCGAGCGCAAGACACCGCTGCTGGTCACCTTCTGGCAGCCGCATTGGGCGATGTCGGCTTATGACGTGAAATTCGTCGACCTGCCTGCGGGTGAGGAGGCCTGTTTCTCTGATCCGGCCTGGGGTCCGAACCCGAATGCGGTGAACGACTGCGACTTCTCGCCCTCGCGCATCTTCAAGGCCGCCTGGTCGGGGGCTGAAGAAACCTGGCCCGCCGCCTATGAGATCCTGTCGAACTACACTCTGGCCGTCGAAGACCAGCAACCGATGATGGGCGCGGTCGATGTGGACGGCGGCAAGGTCGAGGAAGTTGTCGCTGCCTGGATGGCCGAAAACGAGGGCAAATGGCGCCCGGTTGTCGACGCCGCCATCAAGTGA
- a CDS encoding ABC transporter substrate-binding protein, protein MKFKAFAAALAALAVSGAAEAADMGDSGTPIRLSLNNWTGQHLSTYIAGGMLEEAGYSVEYVEADQGTMYDDIASGDVHAMVEIWTSSTPADYFAARDEGRVEELGDLGLDARNGVVFPPYVAQMCPGLPNWEALRDCAGIFSKDGKGKRGIYLAYPASWGSPGADRIRALDLPFDVVAAESEAAMIEEFQKAYKEKRPVISTFWAPHWAMSSYALQFVRLPKPEPACYTDPSWGPNPKATGDCDFARGGVMKASWPGLKDRWPAAHEILKNYQLSIWDQQPLIGLVDVRGETPQGAARGWLAVNRAKWMPVIEEATGKGRS, encoded by the coding sequence ATGAAATTCAAAGCGTTTGCCGCCGCTTTGGCGGCGCTGGCGGTTTCGGGGGCCGCCGAAGCCGCTGACATGGGGGATAGCGGAACACCGATCCGGCTGTCCCTGAACAACTGGACCGGCCAGCATCTGTCGACCTATATCGCCGGCGGCATGCTGGAGGAAGCGGGCTATTCCGTCGAATACGTCGAAGCCGATCAGGGCACCATGTATGACGACATCGCCAGCGGCGACGTGCATGCAATGGTGGAAATCTGGACCAGCAGCACCCCGGCGGATTACTTTGCGGCCCGCGATGAAGGCCGTGTGGAGGAGCTGGGCGACTTGGGCCTGGATGCCCGCAACGGCGTGGTGTTCCCGCCTTATGTGGCGCAGATGTGCCCGGGCCTGCCCAACTGGGAAGCCCTGCGCGATTGTGCGGGCATCTTCTCCAAGGACGGCAAGGGCAAGCGCGGCATTTACCTGGCTTACCCGGCCTCATGGGGCTCGCCCGGGGCGGACCGGATCCGGGCGCTGGATCTGCCGTTTGACGTGGTTGCGGCTGAATCCGAGGCGGCGATGATCGAGGAGTTTCAGAAAGCCTACAAGGAAAAACGCCCGGTGATCTCCACCTTCTGGGCGCCGCATTGGGCGATGTCTTCCTACGCGCTGCAGTTTGTGCGCCTGCCCAAGCCGGAACCGGCCTGTTACACCGATCCCTCCTGGGGGCCGAACCCCAAGGCCACCGGCGATTGCGATTTTGCCCGCGGCGGCGTGATGAAGGCGAGCTGGCCGGGCCTGAAGGACCGCTGGCCGGCCGCCCATGAGATCCTGAAGAACTATCAGCTGAGCATCTGGGACCAGCAGCCGCTGATCGGCCTGGTGGATGTCCGGGGGGAAACTCCGCAGGGCGCCGCCCGTGGCTGGCTTGCAGTGAACCGGGCCAAATGGATGCCCGTTATCGAGGAAGCCACTGGCAAAGGCCGGTCCTGA
- the bioC gene encoding malonyl-ACP O-methyltransferase BioC has protein sequence MKDTLPPQLDQTRVRQSFRRGLNSYHCTASVQADIAAQLAGLLQAQGAPRRFGAVLEFGCGTGHLTRHLLQRFTAGSLLLNDLVPEAAQVLQALGSAAPAQSRFEAGPVETLPLPQQLDLIASASTVQWIPDLPALTARLAARLKPGGWLALSGFGRGQFRELAALGSSAAAPSYLDAGEWPSVLPQDLEILAIKQCPAVLEFDTALELLKHLRRTGVNGHAQQSWSRRRLQDFEGAYRQRFGCGGKLPLTYDPVLLVARKTG, from the coding sequence GTGAAAGATACGCTGCCGCCTCAGCTGGATCAGACCCGCGTGCGACAAAGCTTCCGCCGCGGGCTGAACAGCTATCACTGCACCGCCTCTGTGCAGGCGGATATTGCGGCGCAGCTTGCAGGGCTGCTGCAAGCGCAGGGCGCGCCCCGCCGGTTTGGGGCGGTATTGGAATTCGGCTGCGGCACCGGTCATCTGACCCGGCACCTGCTGCAGCGGTTCACGGCCGGCAGCCTGTTGCTGAATGACCTGGTGCCGGAGGCGGCGCAGGTGCTGCAGGCATTGGGCAGCGCAGCCCCGGCGCAGTCCCGGTTTGAGGCCGGCCCGGTTGAGACCCTGCCGCTGCCGCAGCAGCTGGACCTGATCGCCTCAGCCTCGACCGTGCAGTGGATCCCGGATCTGCCGGCCTTGACCGCCCGGCTGGCGGCGCGGCTGAAACCCGGCGGCTGGCTGGCGCTGTCCGGCTTTGGCCGGGGCCAGTTCCGCGAGCTGGCGGCGCTGGGGTCATCCGCCGCGGCGCCCAGTTATCTGGATGCCGGGGAGTGGCCGTCCGTGCTGCCGCAAGATCTGGAGATTCTGGCCATCAAACAGTGCCCTGCCGTGCTGGAATTCGATACCGCGCTGGAGCTGCTGAAGCACCTGCGCCGGACCGGTGTCAACGGCCACGCCCAGCAAAGCTGGAGCCGCAGGCGGCTGCAGGACTTTGAAGGTGCTTACCGGCAGCGTTTCGGCTGTGGCGGCAAACTGCCGCTGACCTATGATCCGGTCCTGCTGGTGGCGCGCAAGACCGGCTGA
- a CDS encoding pimeloyl-ACP methyl esterase BioG family protein, translating to MEFRWLKQNNAAEAIVVFGGWAVGPEVFWHLDGPQDILFAGDYTDLNAELPDLSGYSRVSVLAWSFGVAAYAHWQQERPDPFQRKAAVNGSLQPVNRGAGIPPAVFRRTMETLSLESYQGFLTRVFGAPQEAEALDVPARRAELLAVEQRGDAPQMRFDKVWISSGDKIFPPANLARAWAGQNVTQIDAPHAPFGRFSHWEELFQ from the coding sequence ATGGAGTTCCGCTGGCTCAAACAGAACAATGCAGCCGAGGCCATCGTGGTTTTCGGCGGCTGGGCTGTGGGGCCGGAGGTGTTCTGGCATCTGGACGGTCCGCAGGACATCCTGTTTGCCGGCGACTATACCGATCTGAACGCAGAGCTGCCGGATCTGTCCGGTTACAGCCGGGTCAGCGTCTTGGCCTGGTCCTTTGGCGTGGCGGCTTATGCCCATTGGCAGCAGGAGCGTCCCGACCCGTTCCAGCGCAAGGCGGCAGTGAACGGCAGCCTGCAGCCGGTGAACCGCGGCGCCGGTATTCCGCCTGCGGTCTTCCGCAGAACAATGGAAACGCTGAGCCTGGAAAGCTACCAAGGCTTTCTGACCCGTGTATTCGGTGCCCCGCAAGAAGCCGAAGCGCTGGATGTGCCGGCGCGCCGGGCTGAGCTGCTGGCGGTAGAGCAGCGCGGCGACGCGCCGCAAATGCGCTTTGACAAGGTCTGGATCAGCTCCGGCGACAAGATCTTTCCGCCCGCCAATCTGGCACGCGCCTGGGCGGGGCAGAACGTGACACAGATCGACGCGCCGCACGCCCCCTTTGGCCGCTTCTCGCACTGGGAGGAGCTGTTCCAGTGA
- the bioA gene encoding adenosylmethionine--8-amino-7-oxononanoate transaminase: protein MSTSGLTQLEFDQQHLWHPYTNVAKPGPTFVVKESEGVHITLDDGTRLIDAMSSWWCMMHGHRNPAITSAIHAQLDTLPHVMFGGLTHDPAIDLGRKLLEITPESLTRIFYCDSGSVSVEVAMKMAVQYQHAIGQPERKEFATIRSGYHGDTWKAMSVCDPDTGMHHLFQGALSVQHFVSRPPIRIHEEWIDDPAQNGLGELRALLEANVRKVAAFILEPVVQGTGGMYFYHPEYLNQARALCDELGILLIFDEIATGFGRTGALFATGFCTAQPDIICLGKGLTGGHISFACTMTNDRVAEGVGGGNPGIFMHGPTYMANPLACAAAKASLDLLTGQDWRGTVSGIAEQLQSELAPARELPNVADVRVLGAIGVIEMKQPVSADEAHARAHDMGVFLRPFGKNIYTMPPFITSPDQLSQITAGMLRLAREL, encoded by the coding sequence ATGAGTACATCCGGCCTCACCCAGCTGGAGTTCGACCAGCAGCACCTCTGGCACCCTTACACCAATGTCGCCAAACCCGGCCCGACCTTTGTGGTCAAGGAAAGCGAGGGCGTCCACATCACGCTCGACGACGGCACCCGGCTGATCGACGCGATGTCGTCCTGGTGGTGCATGATGCACGGCCACAGGAACCCGGCGATCACATCGGCCATTCACGCCCAGCTCGACACCCTGCCGCATGTGATGTTCGGCGGGCTGACCCACGATCCGGCCATCGACCTGGGCCGCAAGCTGCTGGAGATCACCCCCGAAAGTCTGACGCGGATCTTCTATTGCGACAGCGGTTCGGTCTCGGTCGAGGTAGCGATGAAGATGGCGGTGCAGTACCAGCACGCCATCGGCCAGCCAGAGCGCAAGGAGTTTGCCACCATCCGCTCTGGCTATCACGGCGATACCTGGAAGGCGATGAGCGTCTGCGACCCGGACACCGGCATGCACCACCTGTTCCAGGGCGCACTGAGCGTGCAGCATTTCGTCTCCCGCCCGCCGATCCGCATTCATGAGGAGTGGATCGATGACCCGGCGCAGAACGGTCTGGGCGAGTTGCGGGCCTTGCTGGAAGCCAACGTGCGGAAGGTCGCCGCCTTTATCCTGGAACCCGTGGTGCAGGGCACTGGCGGCATGTATTTCTACCACCCGGAATACCTGAACCAGGCGCGTGCGCTGTGCGATGAGCTGGGTATCCTGCTGATTTTCGACGAGATCGCCACTGGTTTCGGCCGCACCGGCGCGCTGTTTGCCACCGGTTTCTGCACCGCTCAGCCGGATATCATCTGTCTCGGCAAGGGGCTGACCGGCGGCCATATCTCCTTTGCCTGCACCATGACGAACGACCGCGTCGCCGAGGGTGTGGGTGGCGGAAACCCGGGCATCTTCATGCATGGGCCGACCTATATGGCCAATCCGCTGGCCTGCGCTGCGGCCAAGGCCTCGCTGGATCTGCTGACCGGGCAGGACTGGCGCGGAACTGTCTCGGGGATTGCAGAGCAGCTGCAGTCTGAACTGGCACCGGCGCGCGAGCTGCCCAATGTGGCGGATGTGCGGGTTCTGGGCGCCATTGGCGTCATCGAGATGAAACAACCCGTCTCCGCAGATGAGGCGCACGCCCGTGCCCATGATATGGGCGTGTTCCTGCGCCCCTTCGGCAAGAACATCTATACCATGCCACCCTTCATCACGTCCCCGGATCAGCTGAGCCAGATCACCGCAGGCATGCTGCGGCTGGCGCGGGAGCTCTGA
- the bioD gene encoding dethiobiotin synthase, which yields MSALIVTGTDTGIGKTIFSAGLVQALGATYWKPVQSGLEEETDSQTVARLSGRPALPEGYLLQLPASPHLSAEAEGVKIDPDTLDLPEADGVLVAEGAGGLMVPLNRKVLYLDLFARWGAPVILCARTQLGTINHTLLSLKALRDAGCEVVGVAFIGDAEPEVVETICQFGKVAHLGRLPIIEDLRDAPEPGRVRSALPGGGSGAARSIDRTRTALKETFAESINVDLIREALA from the coding sequence ATGAGCGCGCTGATCGTCACGGGAACCGATACCGGCATCGGCAAGACCATTTTTTCGGCTGGCCTGGTGCAGGCGCTGGGTGCGACCTATTGGAAGCCGGTGCAATCCGGGCTGGAGGAGGAGACCGACAGCCAGACCGTCGCACGCCTGTCAGGCCGCCCGGCGCTGCCCGAGGGGTATCTGCTGCAACTGCCTGCCTCGCCGCATCTGTCGGCGGAGGCCGAGGGCGTGAAGATCGACCCGGATACGCTGGACTTGCCCGAAGCCGACGGCGTGCTGGTGGCCGAGGGGGCCGGCGGGCTGATGGTGCCCTTGAACCGCAAGGTGCTGTATCTCGACCTGTTTGCCCGCTGGGGCGCGCCGGTGATCCTGTGCGCGCGGACGCAGCTGGGCACGATCAACCACACCCTCCTGTCGCTGAAGGCCCTGCGCGATGCAGGCTGTGAGGTGGTGGGCGTGGCCTTCATAGGTGACGCCGAGCCGGAGGTGGTGGAAACCATTTGCCAATTCGGCAAAGTGGCGCATTTGGGGCGGCTCCCCATCATTGAAGATCTGAGGGACGCGCCCGAGCCTGGGCGGGTGCGAAGCGCCCTCCCGGGGGGAGGGTCGGGCGCGGCCCGGTCTATCGACCGGACCAGAACGGCGCTCAAAGAAACCTTTGCCGAAAGCATCAACGTGGATCTGATCAGGGAGGCATTGGCATGA